The DNA segment cattcaggcaaaacttcttgagaGAGGTGAAGCTTTTGACCCTGCACAGTTCCGGAtgttcaaaaagaaaaaacccaagagactaGAGATGGGTGAAACACCAAGCACAAATTTGGTCAAGAGGCTCAGTCTAGGGTGGCCAGGCGCCCTAGaggtataaataaaaatataaatcacagtaccctttcaaattatattatcacaacatgtttcggacattaatgccatttccaagtcttgaaataattttaaaatgtactgtgatttctatttctatattaaaagtagccctaaagaaaaaagacaataaaatgCCCTAGAGGTAATTTGGCGAGACCCctccctcagcggaaggacctacaaaaaaggccaggagtggaactcacgtaggtcacgaggaccaatcagtctgaagagattGCCAAGCATAGGGGCAAGGAGAAGGGCTCTTGTCCTTGCAGCCTatttggctgcaagcaaccgggtgatgaatgggatgttactTTAGGTAaaaactcctggatcttgtaaaggacacaggtaatGGTTTGCCCAACTGACCTAGCTACTTGGGACATACAATGAGCTCCGGTTGACGTGttaggttctttgaacctttggaaccttgaatccgtcccttcaaacatAACAAATCAGTatttcatgagcgagttcttcatcCTGGGAGCTCACTAGAGTAGACCAAAAATGGTCCGATGGAAACTGGAACAGCTGGTATAAACCCCCCGCACCCATTAAAGGCCGGGACACATATCaccgcaccgagcccgtgcCGAGGTACGGCAGAACTACGCCCGCGATACGGTGATGGtggtaggagaacacacatattcgtgcgacagccgagcggcagcagtgtctcagttctgtagaGCTACCGTCTCATTCTGTGTGGTCTGgtttctgaatgtgttaaactattGAAGCTTGTTACATctgatttaaatttatatttttcaattttaaactaattacctgtagacacagaagatgagaaccatagtgctggtatatattTCGGTGCATAACAATAACACAATCAGTCATCGGAAatatatcagcaataaaattCTTCTTATCTTATCTTCTTTCACAATTTAAGACACAGAAACGGGTTccttcttttatactttttgctgtttattttataatttattatattatctatattttaCCTTAGGCTTAACTTATTTGGTTATACTTTTACTTTTGGTTTAACTTATttttccgttcaaccatatttcttATCACTTTGATCATACAGAACTGGAAAATTCCGTATCTCTTCAACAAGTTTTTCATTCTCTATGTTAAACGAGCCCGCACCGTCAAAAAGTAAATtgaactagtcggtgacggcgcggTCACGGCTcgggcaacaaacacggtgacggtgctgacgcgttgcggtagtatgtgtccctacacgtttgaaagcatttgttttctcactcgccGTAGTACGTCCGACACTCGGCCGTACCGCGgtgcgggctcggtgcggttatgtgTGGACCGGCCATAAACGTTACCAATGCGTAAGGTGTATTATTGAAATGCAAATTAATTTGGCTAGTTGATAAATCAGATTTGACAATGTTCTATCAACTCTCATCTGACCATTTTCGTGCGGTCTACTCAAGTTaatgaatattgtaataatgaaaAACGTCCTATCGAATGATAGTAATCCCAGTGATGTAatgaaagtattttttttttattttcttaataCAAGCTTACGGTCAGACATTAGTCTTCTGAACTTCTTTTGTACAATTTATTATgcctattttattattgtaaaatattatgatattgtatgtatgaATTCGTACAGAGAacaaatcaatttgaaatttattaaataaattaaaaacctcCAACATTTCTTTTTTCAAAACCAACATGTGCCATAAATTGCCTCAATACACAAAAACGCtgctttaatttattttgaaaaaggtTCTAATATAATATAGCGAGATTCTTTCAAGAAATTTTGTGGAATTTCAGTGATTTATCTATAAGCTTGATTAAtcgatttcatttttttttatctatttCATCTTCGTTAGTAATCGTGGATGGAAATCGAATTAATTAAGTTCAATCGAATTAAGTCTATTCAAGTAATGGAAATTACATTTGAATAGTAAGacaattttcaaattctatAAATACAGAAACAAGTCTGAGTGATAGAGAGACTGCACCTTGTAATTGCCTTTCCATTGATCCCATTCACGTGTTTTTTAGTTTCAGCAAACATTTGTTCTCTCAAACAACCGGTGGCTTAAAATAGCTCGAACAATGTTTTAGATGAGGGCATTCAGTCCACTGCAACTGCAAACCGACAACCACGGTCGAGTTGTggctattcaataatacaacttacaaacaaaatttaatttttttttcaaatgggatGCGATAAGTTGAAAGAGATTTTCAGCACAATGAAAGAGGAAGCAAGGGAGCTGGGTCTAGAAATTAATATTGGAAAGACTAAGTATATGAGAATGTCTGCAAATGAAAGAAGAAGGCATGTAGACAACTTGATACAATCAGATGACTGCAGCATTGAAGGTGTCAGTGAGTTTAAGTATCTTAGAGTTACACTGACAGCCGACAATAAGACTAGCCAAGAAATTTCTAGCAGAATTATGATGGGCAATCGAGCGTATTTTGGAAATCAAAGGATTTTTAAGAGTAGAATAGTATCAAGAGCAACCAAAGTGAAAATGTACAAGACGTTAGTCCGACCGCTTGTGACATACGAAGCAGAGACATGGACACTGCTGAGCAGGGATGAAAGAGCACTGAAGTCATTCGAGAGAAAGATGTATCGAAGGATCTGGGGACCACTATGTGATGAAGGGGTTTGGAGAACCAGACATAACAGCGAAATCGATGAGGCTATAGGGGAAGGAAATATTGTAAGATTTATTAAGGCAAGAAGGATGGAATGGCTTGGACATGTGGTGAGAATGAATATGGAAAGGACATAACTTAGACTGCTGGATGGACGAATGATGGGGACGAAAAAGAGAGGCAGACCGAGAACGAGATGGATAAATGATGTAATAGGTGATCTGCGTGTGCTGGGCGTATCCAACAACTGGCGGCAAAGATCACAGAGAAGAGACGATTGGAGGCAttgtgttgaggaggccaaggtccacccaGGTCTGTAGAGCCAactaaagtaaagtaagtaaatGGGATGCGaatttccattttttctgtataaTTCCCTTGCTTAAAAAGTGTATTGGATTTGGCCTATGACTTATTCAACTACTGAAAACCAACCACAGctcatgaataattttttgtgattgaatttgatttgatttattttggTTGGTCAGTGAAGGAAAATTATATGAACGTTACAGCAAAAAAAGGAAAAGGTACTGagattaaacaaattattaataatgacGTTCTAATTTGCAAGATTGAAAAGTACCcaggaatttatttattatttaattctattattactacacaataaaaaaattataatgataaggACAAAAACAGGCGAACCTCAATTATTTCTCCTCGAATTTAAATAGATGACGAATTTCAAAGTAGGGTTGAGTTTTCACTCTCCACACAACACATTAATTTCCAGTCCAAAAATACCATAACAAGAGATTTGAGACAGAAgggagaaatattgaaaaaatggaaatataaagtgaggtccacgttataatggcagtgtacgattgacaatagtgttgctgtccttttctatcatacaacaaaacagatagcgctatctctctctagctttgcaatgttgtccgttagccagaatattttatttttacttttgacagtgactgtgcAAAAGTAGACagacaattctcagccgccatttttttcttcattctatcaaaatactgtagtatacaagtataattgatttagaatgtatttttgaaacaatttttagacattaccgtatgagaagaacaaattaaaatacctgaaattacattttaaaagttgataaataACCATCCTAAGCTgcctacagatatacgcgcctccaacccgctccgccctcgtaccaccatcgcaccgcaatcgctccgcctccgcacttcactcgcaccgatcatgaacgttatgggagatgttagctcttctcgcgttccactcttgctccccggtcgatcatcaatcgctctgctggagtgacgttcggttgcggagcagagcgaaagtctgtacgctcctctagacttcatccatacttcagttagcctacacgtataggttagacctactcgtaccggtataaataatattgaaaggttagcctatttcagaattatttccattaaaattacttattttgaataggatttctatttttctattatttttaaaagaaattaggaTAGAATACCGACCAAAttactcaatttctgttgttttgatatttagattggtgtatcacagctttttaaattagccgccatttcatgtttctaaaaaataaaaatctgatctcagttatgaaagcaaatttttgaatcaaattatgaaaaaatatactttcttcatcaatttgacattaaattgattattttatcaaggaaatgatgattattattattattagatcaaatttaatgggacgaattgagtaacagctgtgtacactcagtggaaAAATGGAgaggcaacgtttttctcctatctttcttcactgccattataacgtggacctcactgtagtattAAAGGCTCATGACAAAGTGTTATAAAAGTTCAAAGGGGAATTTTATGACAAACATGCGTTTTCTCGACTTCTTGTGCAGTGGCTTGGCAGTAGCCTGTAACGTCTACACCCTGCCAGTAACTCATGGCAACCAGCCACTTGTGGCCTCAACTAAAAAACAAGCTTCCAATTATTTttactaagaaattttcaagttttacatgATCCAGTTCAGGTCTTACTGATATTTGAAGgattagagaaaaaaataaaatattgatatataaTCATTTATGTCCCATAGAATAACAATTATTGTGACACTGAGAAAATAGGATGATTATAGTTTAAAAGTATTTAAACTTCAACTGTACttcccaaacaaattgaaaattcaacttttatacACTTATAAACATTTCTGGAAGTTTATcgctacaatattttttgtttctagTAAGAAACTTTGCTAAGTTATTCCTTATTGAAAACAAACTGATTAGTTTTACGattcataaatttatacaaGTATTGGACGCGTTTGTTCAAATTTCTCCATTTTAAGGGATtggaaataggaaatattccTTTGCCTACGAACTTCTTTTTTCGAATTAGCACTTGCAGTTCATTTCCTTTGACGCCCCTCAACCAGGATGCAGTTTGGTAGTGTGTTCTTGTAGGATGCAAATTTTCATTTCCTAGGATATCTATATAATCGTTTTGCCCAAATAGTGCTTTGGATTCGGACCATGAATTTTTTGGTTCATAGATAGGCATGGGCAGTCTCGGTCCATCAACATGAGGTAGAAGACCTCGTTGAAGTAAACTTTCCTCATATCCGAAT comes from the Nilaparvata lugens isolate BPH chromosome 1, ASM1435652v1, whole genome shotgun sequence genome and includes:
- the LOC111047019 gene encoding 39S ribosomal protein L51, mitochondrial, producing MSWCLRQVSQCVQKLWAPQAQQVRYRYHKDKLEKGKFIRRFGYEESLLQRGLLPHVDGPRLPMPIYEPKNSWSESKALFGQNDYIDILGNENLHPTRTHYQTASWLRGVKGNELQVLIRKKKFVGKGIFPISNPLKWRNLNKRVQYLYKFMNRKTNQFVFNKE